The Musa acuminata AAA Group cultivar baxijiao chromosome BXJ1-3, Cavendish_Baxijiao_AAA, whole genome shotgun sequence genome window below encodes:
- the LOC103979047 gene encoding transcription factor ILR3, which yields MGSTENPNWFLDCSLIDDIPDAGADFGWNPQGFDPASSVSVEIDSSFVNSDGLKEPGSAKRSRSESCSNPASKACREKMRRERLNDRFLELNSLLDPGNPPKMDKAAILSDAARLVTQLRNEAQKLKESNESLQEKIKELKAEKNELRDEKQKLKAERGSLEQQVKLLNARSSYVPQPPLVPTPYGAQGQAAGHKLMVPIIGFPGFPMWQYMPPSDVDTSQDADKCSPVA from the exons ATGGGCTCCACCGAAAACCCTAACTGGTTCTTGGATTGCTCCTTGATCGATGACATCCCCGATGCCGGGGCCGATTTCGGTTGGAACCCTCAGGGCTTCGACCCAGCCTCCAGTGTCAG TGTGGAAATTGATAGCTCCTTTGTAAATTCTGATGGTCTGAAAGAACCAGGCTCTGCAAAGCG TTCCAGATCAGAATCCTGCAGTAATCCAGCCTCCAAAGCCTGTAGGGAGAAGATGAGAAGGGAAAGGTTAAATGATAG GTTCTTGGAACTGAACTCTCTTCTTGATCCTGGGAACCCACCAAAGATGGACAAGGCAGCTATTTTAAGTGATGCTGCTCGTTTGGTGACTCAACTGCGCAATGAAGCACAGAAgctaaaagaatcaaatgaaagtCTCCAGGAGAAAATAAAAGAATTGAAG GCTGAGAAGAATGAGCTTCGTGATGAGAAGCAGAAGCTAAAGGCCGAGAGGGGGAGTCTGGAGCAGCAAGTAAAGCTCTTGAATGCCAGATCAAGCTATGTGCCTCAGCCACCTTTAGTACCAACCCCTTATGGAGCCCAAGGGCAAGCTGCCGGACACAAGCTCATGGTCCCGATCATCGGCTTCCCTGGGTTCCCGATGTGGCAATATATGCCGCCTTCTGATGTCGATACATCACAGGATGCAGATAAATGTTCACCTGTTGCTTAA
- the LOC135637862 gene encoding mavicyanin-like codes for MLRALMAVAIMAAMAGFARGSNYVVGAPTGGWDLRTNYTLWASTKTFHPGDTLTFLYGSSHDVLEVTSVAYGSCGTPSNPISSDKSGNTTVALKAAGTRYFICGTAGHCRSGMKMAVRVASSGSPPPSPLPDFPPDGPADPPSLPFPPLSLSPPAPMGAAGGACVHAKVAADLGIGISMMMAMVAVAAAL; via the exons ATGCTGAGGGCTCTAATGGCTGTTGCCATAATGGCAGCAATGGCTGGCTTTGCAAGGGGGAGTAACTATGTTGTAGGAGCTCCAACAGGTGGATGGGATCTACGCACTAACTACACTCTTTGGGCTTCAACCAAGACATTCCACCCTGGTGATACATTGA CCTTCCTGTATGGATCGAGCCACGACGTGTTGGAGGTGACGAGCGTCGCCTACGGCTCGTGCGGGACGCCAAGCAATCCGATATCGTCGGACAAAAGCGGGAACACCACCGTCGCGCTGAAGGCCGCAGGGACGCGGTACTTCATCTGCGGGACGGCGGGGCACTGCAGGAGTGGGATGAAGATGGCCGTCCGCGTAGCTTCGTCGGGCTCGCCGCCGCCCTCCCCGCTACCGGACTTCCCGCCCGACGGACCCGCCGATCCGCCGTCGCTGCCGTTTCCGCCCTTGTCTCTTTCGCCGCCGGCTCCGATGGGAGCGGCGGGCGGGGCCTGCGTGCATGCCAAGGTTGCTGCAGATCTCGGGATCGGGATCTCGATGATGATGGCgatggtggcggtggcggcggcgcttTGA